A stretch of DNA from Plasmodium gaboni strain SY75 apicoplast, whole genome shotgun sequence:
ATTTATAGTAATATATTTAGTGTATAATTCCTAATAAGTTGAATATTTAATTATTTATTTATATATTTGCTAAAGTAGCTTAATTGGTAAAGCAACTGATTTGTAATCAGTAGATTATGAGTTCAAATCTCACCATTAGCTTTTATTATTTTTATATATAATTATTATGATAAAATTTTTAAAACCTAAAATAAAAATATTAAAAAAATTAAATATACCTTTTTTATTATATTTATCTAGTAAATATAATTATAAATATTTAAATTATAAAATTTCATATAAATCTTATTTTGATTTAAAATTAAAATTTATTAGATATATATGTTATAATTATTGTATAACATATAAAAAATATTTATATTATTTAAATAAAATAAGTAATAAAAATATTAATATATTATATTTTAAATTATTAGAAATATTAGAATTAAGATTAGATATATTTTTAGTTAATATAGGTTTTTTTAAAACTATATTACAATCTAGACATTATATTAAATATAAAAATATTTATATTAATAATATTATAAATAAATATTATAATATTAGTTTAAAAAATAATGATATTATATTTTTTAATAATAAAATAAAATATATAATATTAAAAAATTTAATATATAAATATAATATTTATATTTATATATCTAATTTATATAAATATAATTTTATTAAAATATATAGTTATAATAAATATTTTATAATATGTATTTATAATTTTAAAATTAAAATATTAAATATTAATATATTAAATAATATATTATATATTTATAATGATATATATTATATATAATTAATAATTTTATGATAAATATAATCTAATGGTTAAGATAAAGAATTGTGGTTTCTTTTATATGAGTTCAAATCTCTTTATTTATCTATTAAATATGAAAATTTAATGATATAACTTAATTGATAAAGTAAATAATTGCAAATTATTATATTTCAGTTTGAATCTGAATATCATTTTTTAAGAGATATGGTGAAATTTGGTATACACAATGGACTTAAATAATATGAGTTAATTATAATTAATATTAAATTTATAAGAAAATATATATAATATTTTTAAATTCTGTAATATATTTTAAAATTTATATATTCAAAAGACTTTATTTATAAAAAGTCTAAATTTATTAAGAAAATCCATTAACATTTTTGTTGTAAGGGTTCAAATCCCTTTATCTCTAAAAAAAACATTTATAGCTAAGTGGTCGAAAGCAATGGACTCATAATTCATTTTCATATATTGATCATCAGTAGTTCGAATCTACTTAAATGTAATTTTAAAGTTAATGCCTGAGTGGTTAAAAGGAATGGACTGTAAATCCATTGATTAAATATCTACATCAGTTCGAATCTGATTTAACTTATATTTATATATAAAGAGAAATGACTGAGAGGTTTATAGTTATAAATTGCTAATTTATTGTATATATTATAAATAATATACCAAGGGTTCGAATCCCTTTTTCTCTATTACTAGAATTTGTAGTTTAATTAGGTGAAAATATTATTTTGTCATAATAAAGAATACGAGTTCAATTCTCGTCAAATTCGTTTTATTTAAGAATTACTAGCTTAATTGGTAGAGTACTCGACTTTTAATCGAATGGTTCTGAGTTCAAATCTCAGGTAGTTCATATTTGTAGTAACTTTTATCGTTTAAAGGTAAGACATCTTTTTTTCAAGAAGAAAATAGGAATTCGATTTTCCTTAAAAGTATTTATTTAATTCAGAATATAGTGTAATGGTAACATATCTATTTTGGGAATAGAAGAATATAGGTTCAAATCCTATTTTTCTGAAAATAATATTATATGTATATTTTAGAATGAATATTATTATTTTGAATAATAAAACATTAAATAATATAATATTTAAATATAAATATAATTTTTTTATTAAATTGTATTTTAATAATTATATTAAAATATGTAAATTAATAATTTATATTATAAAATATTTATATATATATAATATTTATATGTATAAACATACTAAAAATAGAAGTAAAGTATATTTTAGTAAAAAAAAAATAAGAGTACAAAAAGGATTAGGTAAATCAAGATTAAAAAATTTTACATCACCTATATGTAAACAAGGTGCTTGTAATTTTGGTCCTTTTTATAAAGAAAATAAAATAGTAAATAAAATAAATTATAAATTAATTTTTATTTATTTATTAATTAATAAACGTAGTAATATTTTAATAATTAAATTAGAAAATATTATAAATTTATTAAATATTTATTATAATAATAAAAATTATTGTATATTAAAATTATTATATTTAAAAGGTATAATTAATATTAATAAGTATATTTTAATTAATTTAAATAATAAATTATTTAGTAAAAATATATTTATAAATATGATTATATATAATTATTTAATATTTTTAATTTAAATTATGAAGGAAGTTATTTTAAATTTTTATTTATATAATATTTTATTTTATAAAATTAATTTTTTAAATAAATTTTGTATTATTTATTCTATAAAATATTTTACAAAATTAGATATAAAATATATAATTAAAAATATATTTAAAATAAAGTTAATTGATTATAATAATATAAAAATTAATAATATAAATAAAAAAGATTTTTTAAAAAAATATTATATTACATTTAAATGATATTAAAATTAAAAAAATATAATACTTATAAATATTTAAAAAGTTTTGGTAAAAATAATAAAGGATATATTACTATTTATAATAAAGGAGGAGGTAATTTAAAATATAATTATAAATTAATAGATATTTGGTATGATAATTATAATATTAATATAAATTATAAAGTTTTTTTATTTAAAAAAATAAAAAATTATTTTAGAAATACATATATAGGATGTATTTTATATTTATCTAAATTAAATAATTTACAAAAATTTATTATTTTACAACATAATTATATATTAAATTCAATATATTATTTAACAAATATTAACAATATTAAAAAAGGAAGTTATATACAATTAAAATATTGTAAATTAGGTACATATATATATAATATATCAAAAGATAATAAAAAAGGTAGTATTTTTGCTAGATCAGCTGGTACTTTTGCACAAATTTTATCGTTTTATAAAAATTTAGTTTATATTAAATTACCTTCTAAACAGTATAAATATATAAATGAAAATAGTTTTTGTTATATAGGTATAAATAGTAATATTTTTTATAATAAATTTAAAATTAAAAACGCTGGTTATAATATTTATTATAATATTAAACCTAAAGTAAGAGGTAAAGCAAAAAATGTATGTGATCACCCTCATGGTGGTGGTAAAGGTAAAACGGGTATTGGTCGTAAATATCCTTGTTCTAAAAAAGGATTACATTCAAAAGGATATAAAACAATAAAATAAATAATATAAAAAATTAATGATAAAATTATATTGGTTAAAAATTACTATAAATAATAAATATATATTTATAAATATAAATAAATATAAATATAATAAAAATTTAATTTTAAATATATATAATAAAAATTTATATATTTATAAGAAGTTATTAAATTTATATATAAAAGTATATAATGGATATAAATTTATACCTATTTATATAAATAAAACAAAGTTATTTAATAAATTAGGAAATTTTGTATATACTAAGTTTGTAAAAAATAATATTAAAGAGTTATTAATAAATTAAAAAGATATGGGACAAAAGGTACATCCTTTAATATTTAGAGGATTAATATATAAAAACTATTTAAATAATTTTTATATAAATATAAGTAAAAATAAATATTATTTAATTAATATATTATTAACATATTTTATTTATTATAATATATATAAAATATGTAATTATAAAGAAGATAATTATATTAATATAAGTATAAATTTTAATATAAATAAATTTATAATTACATTTTTTTTATATAATAAATATTATAATATATATAATTTAAAATATATATTTATTTTATTAAATTATTTTAATTATTATTATTATAATTATTATAATTATATATGTTATTTAAAAATAAAATATATAAATAATATAAATAATATTAATGTTATAATTTATTATATAAAGAAATATTATATAAAATATAAATCTTTAAAATTAATATTTGATTATTTATATACTAATATTTTAAAAAAAAATAATTTTAATATAAAAGGATTAAAAATAAAATTTTCAGGTCGTTTTAAAAATAGTTTAAAAACTAAAACAGAAATATATATTTATGGTATTATATCTTTAAGTACATTAAATAATAATATTAAATATATAAATGATATTATAAATACTAAATATGGTATTTTAAGTATAAAAATTTGGTTAAATATTTAAAAGTAAATTAAAAAAAATTTATAATATATGACTAATATTATAATAAAGAAAAATCAGAAAGGTAAAATAAAAGGTAAATTTAATTTAAAATTTTTAGGGTTATATTGGGGTATTATATCTTTAAATTCTGGGTTTTTAACAAAAAATCAATTAGAAACTTCAAAATTTATAATAAATAAATATTTAAAAAAAATAGGAGTATATAAAATTTGTATAAGATGTATAAAATCATTAACTAAAAAATCTTTAAAAACTAGAATGGGATCAGGAAAAGGTTCTATAGAATTTTATGTAAGTCCTATAAAAAAAAATAAGTTATTATTTGAAATAAGTAAAATTTCAAATAATATTATTTATACTATAACAAAAGTTTTATCATATAAATTACCTTTTAAATTACAATATATTAAAAATAATTAAATATAAAAATATGAATATAAAAATAGGATATGTTATAAAATATTTAAATATAAATATTAAAATAGTTTGTATATCTTTTTATAAATATAATTTTAAATATAAAAAATTATTATTATGTAATTTATATATAAAAATATATGATAATAGAAATGAAATTATTATAAATGATTATATATTATTTAAATATTATAAAAAAAGTAAATATTGTAATAATAAAGTAATAAAAATTTTATGATATATATAAATAGTATATTAGATGTAATAGATAATAGTGGTATATTTAAATTTAAATATATTTGTACTTTAAATAAATATAAAAACCCTAAATATGGTGATATACTTATCGGAGTAGTTTATAGTTTATATAATAATAATTTATATAAAAAATCTGATAAATGTAAAGGTATTTTAGTACAACAAAAAAAATTTTTAAATTTTAAAAAATATTATTCAATAAAGTTTAATAAAAATGCAGTGATAATTATAAATAATAATTTAAATTTTGTAGGTACTAAAAGTAATCATTATATATCTAAATATATAAAATATAAATTGAATATGAATAAGTTTAAAATAAAATATATTTGAATAATGATTATTACATTTTTAAATAATATTAAGCATAATTTTAAATTAAAAAAAAATTTTATATTATATAAATATAATAAAAAAATATATTATTTAAGTATATTATTATATAATTATAAATATATATTTAAATTATATATTTTAAATATATATGATAAATATTTTATTTTTATAATTTTAAATGAATATAAAGATATTAATTATTTTAAAGTATATATTAAATATAATCAATTATTTTATATGAATTATAATAAGTTATTATATTTTATAAAATTTAAAAAATATTTTAAAGGATTATTAATTTTATATTCTTCAAAATATAAATTTATTACACATATATTAGCATTAAAATATAAAGTTGGTGGTATTTTAATATTTTATATTTTATAAGTATTATAATTAAAGTTATTATGATAAATAATAGAAAATATATATTTTTAAATAATAATAGTATAAAAGAAAATAATAATATATATTTAATTTTAGATATAAAATATTTAAATTATATATATATAATACAAAATAATAATATAATATATAATATTAATATATTAAATGATATATATATATATTTTATAAAAAATAATATTTATTATTTAATATTTAAAATATATAAATATATATTTAATAATATATTTAATAAAATACAATATAAAAAATATCAATTAGTTTTAAATATAATTGGTATAAATTATAAATTTTATTATTTAAAAGAAGGTAATTTTTTAATATTTCAATTAAAATATAGTCATAAAATAATTATAAAATTACCTAATATAGTGTTTTGTAAATTAGATATAAATAAAAATTTAATATATTTATATAGTATTAATATATTTATATTAAATTCTATTGGGAGTTTAATAAATTCATTTCAATATATAAATAAATATAAAGAATTAGGTATAAAAAAATTAATATGATAATAAATATTATTAATAAAAAGTTAAATAATTTTTACATATTATATTATAGTATAATATTATTAAAAAGTATTTTTATATTAATTTTAAAAAATAAATTTAATAATTATTTATATAAAATTTATAATATTTTAATTATATATTTAAAATTATATTATATTATAAATAATAGAAAAAATAAAAAATATATTTTTAATAATAAAGATTTAAATTTTATTTATTTTTATATTTATAAATATAATAATAATGTTAAATTTAATAATGATATTATAAGATTAAATAATAATATTAGTAATATTATTGAAAAAATTATTGAAATAAAAAAAATATCTTATACAATAAAAAAAGGAAGAATTAAAAGATATAAAATAGTATTAGTATTAGGTAATAAACAAGGTTGGATAGGATTAGGAGTTAGTAAAAATATTAATATTAATAAAGCTATTATATCTTCTAAAGTAAAAGCTTTAAATAATATTTATTATTTTAAATATTCATTATTAAATATATATAAATTAAGATATATATATATTAATTATAATAAATTTTTTATTAAATTGCAATTTAAAATTTATAATTATTTAAATATTAGATTTTTATTATTAAAATATTTATTTGAATGTTTAGGTTATTTTAATTGTAAAGTAATAATTTATTATAATATAATACATAATAAATATAATTTATTAAATAAATTATTATTAGTATTATTTAATATATTTTAAAATTGAAATGACTTTATATTTAAATAAAAATTTATTTATATATATATTAAAGTATATATATGGATTAAATTTATATAATATTAATATATTATTAATGATAAATAATATAAGTATATTTAATATTAAAAAAAATAATATTAGTAATATTAAAATTAGTTTATATAGATTAAATATTTATTTACATAAAATTTTAAAAATAAAAAAAAATAATATAATTATAAATAAAATAAAAAAATTTAATATAAAAAATGAAAAAACGTTCTTCAATAAAAAAAATATGTAATAAATGTAAATTAATAAAACGTTTTAAAAAATTACATATAATTTGTATAAATAAAAAACATAAACAAACACAATGATTAAATCTAATAATTATATAATTTTTTTATATTTTAAATTAACTTTAAAAAATACTTTAATAACAATATCAAAATATAAATATTATAATAATAAATATATTTATATAAAAAATATTAAAAATATATCATGTGGTTGTTTTAAGTATTTTAAGAATAGATTAAAAAATACTATATTAGCAAATAATATTTTAACTATAAATATTATAAAATATTTAATTAATAAAAATTATTTAAATATAAATATAATATTTAATGGTATAAATTATTATAGAATACATATTTTAAAATTGTTATTAAATGTAAAATATAAAAATAAAAAATTAAATATAAATAAATTATTTGATATAACTTCAATACCTTATAATGGATGTAAATTTTCAAAAAGAAAATATTAATAAATTATAAAATATGTTAACAATAAATAAATTATTATATAAAAAACAATATAAAAAAAATAAAAAAATAACAAATCATTTATTAAATAAATGTCCTCAAAAAAAAGGTATAGTTTTAAAAATATTGATAAAAACTCCAAAAAAACCAAATTCAGCTTTAAGAAAAGTTGCTAAAATAAGATTATCAAATAATAAAGAATTATTAGCATATATACCGGGTGAAGGTAAATCTGTTCAAGAACATAATTTTGTATTAATTAAAGGTGGTAGAGTAAAAGATTTACCAGGTATAAAATATAAAATAATAAGAGGTTCTTTAGATTCAATAGGAGTTTTAAATAGAAAAACTTCTAGATCAAAATATGGAACTAAAAAATATTAAATATATAAATAATAATGATAATATTTAAGTATTTTATAAAAATATTTTTGAAAAAAGGTAAATTAAATAAAAGTATAAAATTATTAATATATATATTATATTTATTAAAGAAAATAACTAATAAATCTAGTATATTTATTTTTAATAAAGCTATAAAAAATTTATTATTACCTTTTTCTTTTTTAAAAGTAAAAATAAATAATATTAAATATAATATACCTGTTATAGTATCTTATGAACAATCTATATTTAATATATATAAATTATTAAATAATGTTATAAAAAATAAAAATATTTTATTATATAAAATTATTTGTAAATATTTAATTTTTAGTTATAATAAAGAAGGTGAATTATATAAAATAAAATTAAATTTAATTAAACAATTTATATCAAATAGAGTATATATATATTTATTAAAAAAAAATAAAATTAAAAAGTGATTATATTATTATTTATTATTAATAAAATAATATTTTAAATAAAATATGAATAATAAATTATTTTTAAGAAATAAACAACATATAAATTTAGGTACTATAGGTCATGTAGATCATGGAAAAACTACATTAACTACAGCTATATCTTATTTATTAAATTTACAAGGATTATCAAAAAAATATAATTATTCTGATATTGATTCAGCTCCAGAAGAAAAAATAAGAGGAATTACAATAAATACAACACATATTGAGTATGAAACTTTAACTAAACATTGTGCTCATATAGATTGTCCTGGTCATTCTGATTATATAAAAAATATGATTATAGGAGCTACACAAATGGATATTGCAATTTTAGTAATATCTATAATAGATGGTATAATGCCTCAAACTTATGAGCATTTATTATTAATAAAACAAATAGGTATAAAAAATATAATTATTTTTTTAAATAAAGAGGATTTATGTGATGATATTGAATTAATAGATTTTATAAAATTAGAAGTAAATGAATTATTAATTAAATATAATTTTGATTTAAATTATATACATATATTAACTGGTTCAGCATTAAATGTTATAAATATAATTCAAAAAAATAAAAATTATGAATTAATAAAATCTGATATTTGGATACAAAAATTAAATAATTTAATTCAAATTATTGATAATATTATAATACCTACTAGAAAAATAAATGATTATTTTTTAATGTCAATAGAAGATGTATTTTCTATAACAGGTAGAGGTACAGTAGTAACTGGTAAAATTGAACAAGGATGTATAAATTTAAATGATGAAATTGAGATTTTAAAATTTGAAAAATCATCTCCTAATTTAACAACAGTTATAGGATTAGAAATGTTTAAAAAACAATTAACACAAGCACAATCAGGTGATAATGTAGGTATTTTATTAAGAAATATTCAAAAAAAAGATATAAAAAGAGGTATGATTTTAGCCACACCTAATAAATTAAAAGTATATAAATCCTTTATAGCAGAAACATATATTTTAACAAAAGAAGAAGGAGGTCGTCATAAACCTTTTAATGTAGGATATAAACCTCAATTTTTTATTCGTACAGTAGATGTTACTGGAGAGATTAAAAATATATATTTAAATGGAAATGTACAAAAAGTAGCTATACCAGGAGATAAAATAACATTACATATCGAATTAAAACATTATATAGTGTTAACATTAAATATGAAATTTTCTATTAGAGAAGGTGGTAAAACAATAGGAGCTGGTATTATAATAGAAATCAAAAATTAAATAAAATATGGTTAAAAATATAAATATTAATAAATCTTTTACAAAAAAAATATTTAAAATTATTAAATATTTTAATATAATTTATTATCGTTTATTTATTTGGATATATATTATTATTTTATTATTTATTTTAATTAATAAAAAAAAATATTATAATACTATAATATATAACAAATATAAATATTTATTAAATTTTTTATTTATAATTTTATTATTAAATAAATGTCAAAAATCAGATTTGAACTGATAACACATGGATCTTCAATCCATTGCTCTACCATTGAGCTATTATGACTTATTATATATAATATATATATAGAATATAACCAAAAGGTTAAGGTAATGAATTTTGATTTCATTAATATAGGTTCGAATCCTATTATTCTAATAATAATGAATATAATTTAATGATAAAATACAATTTTACCATAATTGTTATAAGAGTTTGAATCTCTTTATTCATATATATTTAAATTATGTCTTTAATTTAAAGTAAAAATATAAATCTCCAAAATTTATAATAAAGGTTCGAATCCTTTAGGACATGTATATAATAATATATAAATAAAAAAAATGATTATTTTGTGTAAATATAAATTTTTAATAAAAAATAATAAAATTAATTTAAATTCAATTTTAAATTTAAAATTTAAAATATATAATATTAATATTAATTTATTAAATAAAAAAATAACAGAATATATAAATAAATATAAATTGAATTTATTTATAATTTATATTTATTCTGATAAAACATTTAAAATTATATATAATTATACAATATATAATTTATATAATAAATATAATAATAAATTAAATAAAATATTATTAATATATAAAATATTATTATATAAAAAATTTCAATTATTATTTTATAATATTAATCAATTATTATATATTATAAAAAATAATTTTAAACAAATAAACATAAATAATAAAACTCATGATAATTTTAAATAATCTTTATAGTACAAAAGAATTAATAATAATATTTATTAAATCTGAATATTTAGCATTAAAATATAATAATAATTTTATAATGCCTATTCATTTATTATTAGGTTTATTATTAACTGATAATTTATGTACAAAATTTTTAAAAATAAATAAAAAATTAATAAATAATAAATTAATTTTATCATTATTAAATAAATATAAATATAATAATAAAAATATTATTAATATAAATTTTTCAAATAAAGTTATTAATATATTAATTAAATTAAATCATTTTAATTTTAAAATTAATTCATTTAATTTATTATTATTACTATTAGATGAAAAAAATAATAATAAAGATATAAATTATTTATTTAAATATTTAAATTTAAATTTTTCTAATTTAAATTTAAATAATTATATAAAAACTAATATTTTTTCAAATAATATTAGAATTAAATTAAAAGAAATATCAATAAATTTTTCAAATTTAAATCATATTTATAATAATAATTTAAATTTTTATAAACAACAATATATACAATTATTACAAATTTTAAATTTAAAAATAAAAAAACATATAATAATAGAAGGAGTAAGTGATAATATTTTTATATTTTTACAATTATTAATTAATAATATAAAGAATAAAATTATACCTATATATTTAAAATATACAGAAATATGGGTATTAAATGATTTATTAACTTATGATATACAAACTTTAATACATAAAATATTAAATATATCTAAATATTTTATAAATAAATATAAATTAATTTTAATTATAAAAAATATAGAAATATTTAATTTATCAGATAATATTAATAATGATAATAATAATAATAAATTATATTATTTATTTTTATTATTAAATAAATTATATGGATATAATATACATATAATAATAATTACAAATAAAAAAGAATATAATACATATTTTAAATATAATATAATAAAAGATTCTTATTTTTACAAAATAAAAATAAAAGATTTATCTATATTACAAACATTTTTAATAATAAAAAATAATATATATAAATATATTAATTATTATAAAATTAATATTAATAATTATATTATATATGAATTAATAAATTTAAGTAAAAAATATATAAAACCTTTAATATTACCTACAACTCCATTAATTTTATTAGAAAATTCATGTTCTAATAAATATTTATTAAATAATAAAATATCTTATTCAAATTTTAATTATTTATTTACATATAATAATAATATTATATATAATAAAAATAATAATAATTTAACTATAGAAGATATTAAAAATTCAATATCTAATTATTTAAATATATCTAAAATTATATTATTTAAAAATAATAAATTAACTAAAATAAATTTAAATAAATTAGAAAATTATTTATATAATAATATATATGGTCAAAATCATATTTTTAATAAAATATTACCTTTTATAAAACAAAATTTTATAGGATTAAAAAATAAAAATAAACCTATTGGAAGTTGGATTTTATGTGGACCAAGTGGTACAGGTAAAACTGAATTAGCAAAAATATTATCTAAACAATTATTTGG
This window harbors:
- a CDS encoding molecular chaperone; this encodes MIILNNLYSTKELIIIFIKSEYLALKYNNNFIMPIHLLLGLLLTDNLCTKFLKINKKLINNKLILSLLNKYKYNNKNIININFSNKVINILIKLNHFNFKINSFNLLLLLLDEKNNNKDINYLFKYLNLNFSNLNLNNYIKTNIFSNNIRIKLKEISINFSNLNHIYNNNLNFYKQQYIQLLQILNLKIKKHIIIEGVSDNIFIFLQLLINNIKNKIIPIYLKYTEIWVLNDLLTYDIQTLIHKILNISKYFINKYKLILIIKNIEIFNLSDNINNDNNNNKLYYLFLLLNKLYGYNIHIIIITNKKEYNTYFKYNIIKDSYFYKIKIKDLSILQTFLIIKNNIYKYINYYKININNYIIYELINLSKKYIKPLILPTTPLILLENSCSNKYLLNNKISYSNFNYLFTYNNNIIYNKNNNNLTIEDIKNSISNYLNISKIILFKNNKLTKINLNKLENYLYNNIYGQNHIFNKILPFIKQNFIGLKNKNKPIGSWILCGPSGTGKTELAKILSKQLFGSEKELIRFDMSEYMEKHSISRLIGSPPGYVGYSEGGQLTEQVYKKPNSVILFDEIEKAHPDIYNIMLQILDEGRLTDSTGKLIDFTNTIILLTSNLGCPKNYDLYLKNKNFLSKSDLKEIEKNIKININNYFKPELLNRLTNILIFNPLNINNLLFIFNKFINELKTKLYLNKLNIIIHINKELKYFLVKLMYNPLYGARPLKRILELIFDKSISDLLLTYNKNYFVKNKYILYYYLNKYYKLNFNIYLL
- a CDS encoding putative elongation factor Tu: MNNKLFLRNKQHINLGTIGHVDHGKTTLTTAISYLLNLQGLSKKYNYSDIDSAPEEKIRGITINTTHIEYETLTKHCAHIDCPGHSDYIKNMIIGATQMDIAILVISIIDGIMPQTYEHLLLIKQIGIKNIIIFLNKEDLCDDIELIDFIKLEVNELLIKYNFDLNYIHILTGSALNVINIIQKNKNYELIKSDIWIQKLNNLIQIIDNIIIPTRKINDYFLMSIEDVFSITGRGTVVTGKIEQGCINLNDEIEILKFEKSSPNLTTVIGLEMFKKQLTQAQSGDNVGILLRNIQKKDIKRGMILATPNKLKVYKSFIAETYILTKEEGGRHKPFNVGYKPQFFIRTVDVTGEIKNIYLNGNVQKVAIPGDKITLHIELKHYIVLTLNMKFSIREGGKTIGAGIIIEIKN